From a region of the Apibacter sp. B3706 genome:
- a CDS encoding exopolysaccharide biosynthesis polyprenyl glycosylphosphotransferase — protein sequence MNPYKSFIPVIQFLIDILIIIYWFFYFLKIQYETLGDKWDVVLLIENHYKALFLLIISWYFISEKTGLYKLKKSNLLESIRKVLVQAIIFTLIVFTVSELKSKYLFNNDITLLYNISIFICISIHHIIADQFQNKKFSRVVFIDSNNNTNNVIKQFFHGEKLYNYGNFVKVPREKNQYKYDFDKLDSFIRDHNIHILFFSLNGELSKEVEDAIIKFSESKFLIYIIPDISYEFYNNSIISYYGTFPIYIYRKKSNIFNKILKRLFDVAFSLFFITFVLSWLLPILALIIKITSKGPIIYKQERIGLNGKPFKIMKFRSMYVDAEYSGPKLATNSDPRITSVGKIMRKYRIDEFPQFINVLKGEMSMVGPRPERKFFIDKIIKLNPNYKKLHKVKPGITSIGQVYFGYAETVEEMSQRLKYDLLYLQNENFFFDLKIIYLTIIVMIQGKGK from the coding sequence ATGAATCCCTATAAATCATTTATACCAGTGATTCAATTTCTAATTGATATTTTAATAATTATATATTGGTTCTTTTATTTTTTAAAAATACAATATGAAACACTAGGTGATAAATGGGATGTTGTATTATTAATAGAAAATCATTATAAAGCATTATTCCTATTAATTATAAGTTGGTATTTTATTTCAGAAAAAACCGGATTATATAAATTAAAAAAGAGCAATCTTTTAGAATCAATAAGAAAAGTTTTAGTACAGGCAATTATATTTACACTTATAGTATTTACTGTTTCAGAATTAAAAAGTAAATATTTATTTAATAACGATATAACATTGCTGTATAACATTTCAATATTTATATGCATTTCTATTCATCATATTATCGCAGATCAATTTCAAAATAAGAAATTTTCAAGGGTTGTATTTATAGACTCTAATAATAATACAAACAATGTTATAAAGCAATTTTTTCATGGTGAAAAGTTGTATAATTATGGGAACTTTGTTAAAGTTCCCCGAGAAAAAAATCAATATAAATACGATTTTGATAAATTAGACTCATTTATAAGAGATCATAACATACACATTTTATTTTTTTCATTAAACGGAGAATTAAGTAAAGAAGTTGAGGATGCCATTATCAAATTTTCAGAAAGTAAATTTTTGATTTATATTATTCCGGATATATCCTATGAGTTCTATAATAATTCAATCATAAGCTATTACGGAACATTTCCTATATATATTTATAGAAAAAAATCAAATATATTTAATAAAATTCTAAAAAGATTATTTGACGTAGCGTTTTCACTATTTTTTATCACATTTGTATTAAGTTGGTTATTACCAATATTAGCCTTAATTATAAAAATTACATCTAAAGGACCAATTATTTATAAACAAGAAAGAATAGGATTAAATGGAAAACCATTTAAAATAATGAAGTTTAGATCAATGTATGTTGATGCGGAATATAGTGGACCAAAATTGGCTACAAATTCAGACCCGAGAATAACATCTGTTGGTAAAATTATGCGAAAATACCGCATTGATGAATTTCCGCAATTTATTAATGTATTAAAGGGTGAAATGTCTATGGTAGGTCCACGTCCGGAAAGAAAATTTTTTATAGATAAAATAATAAAATTAAATCCCAATTATAAAAAATTACATAAAGTAAAGCCCGGTATAACATCCATAGGGCAAGTATATTTTGGCTATGCCGAAACAGTAGAAGAAATGTCACAACGTTTAAAATATGATTTATTGTATCTTCAAAATGAAAATTTCTTTTTTGATTTAAAAATCATTTACTTAACAATAATTGTTATGATTCAAGGTAAAGGCAAATAA
- a CDS encoding glycosyltransferase family 2 protein, with the protein MINYTIIIPHKNSSKLLKQCLNSIPEREDIQIIIVDDNSDDLEIKKIQEINKKNTEVYFTKEGKGAGYARNIGLSYVKGKWILFADADDFFNSDFITIISKYLETDNDIIYFSATSIDIDTGKKSDRNKNLVESLNEYVNSIEKNRDILIFKNWEPWSKMFNKNFIQKNNLRFEEVKVGNDALFVINAGRLADKICVDTSSIYCVTYNKKSLSFNQNLFDERFMSKIRINNYLTKLNKDKYKLSLGADIVGSCRYGLKKILSVIIIAKKNNNKVFLTTIRSIIGKLL; encoded by the coding sequence ATGATAAATTATACAATAATTATACCTCATAAAAACAGTAGTAAATTACTTAAACAATGTTTAAATTCAATTCCGGAAAGAGAAGATATTCAAATCATAATTGTTGATGATAATAGTGATGATCTTGAAATAAAAAAAATTCAAGAAATTAATAAAAAAAACACTGAGGTATATTTTACTAAAGAAGGAAAAGGAGCAGGGTATGCAAGAAATATAGGGTTATCTTATGTAAAAGGTAAATGGATATTATTTGCAGATGCAGATGATTTCTTTAATTCAGATTTTATTACAATTATTAGCAAATATTTAGAAACAGATAATGATATCATATATTTTTCGGCAACTAGTATAGATATTGATACTGGAAAAAAATCAGATAGAAATAAAAATTTAGTTGAGTCTCTAAATGAATATGTAAATAGTATTGAAAAAAATAGAGATATTTTAATATTTAAAAATTGGGAACCATGGAGTAAAATGTTTAATAAAAATTTTATCCAAAAAAATAATTTAAGATTTGAAGAAGTTAAGGTAGGAAACGATGCATTATTTGTAATTAATGCCGGAAGATTAGCTGATAAAATATGTGTTGATACCAGTTCAATATATTGTGTTACTTATAATAAAAAAAGTTTATCTTTTAATCAAAATTTGTTTGATGAACGATTCATGTCAAAAATTAGAATTAATAATTATTTGACAAAATTAAATAAAGATAAATATAAATTATCTTTAGGTGCAGATATTGTTGGTTCATGTCGTTATGGATTAAAAAAAATTTTAAGTGTTATTATAATAGCTAAAAAAAATAATAATAAAGTATTTCTTACAACAATTAGATCAATAATTGGTAAATTATTATGA
- the hpt gene encoding hypoxanthine phosphoribosyltransferase encodes MEEIKILDKTFTPFISSEEIDHSIQRMTNTLYEEYKDTVPVFIGVLNGVIMFFSDFLKNYKGNCEIGFLQLSSYKSGMQSSGTVDLITDMTVDITNRDIVILEDIIDTGNTLEYLYKLLEVKPVRSIKIATLFFKPDVYKKDLNIDLIGMNIPNKFVIGYGLDYNGLGRNFKDLYQLKGE; translated from the coding sequence ATGGAAGAAATTAAGATTCTGGATAAAACTTTTACCCCTTTTATATCTTCGGAAGAAATAGACCATTCCATACAAAGGATGACCAATACTTTGTATGAAGAATACAAAGACACCGTCCCCGTTTTTATAGGGGTGCTCAACGGAGTTATTATGTTTTTCAGTGATTTTTTAAAAAATTATAAAGGCAACTGTGAAATAGGTTTCCTTCAGTTGTCTTCATACAAAAGTGGAATGCAAAGTTCAGGAACCGTTGATTTAATTACAGATATGACTGTAGACATCACAAACCGAGATATAGTAATACTTGAAGATATTATTGATACCGGTAACACCTTGGAATACCTTTATAAATTACTTGAAGTAAAACCGGTGAGAAGCATTAAAATTGCAACTTTGTTTTTTAAACCGGATGTTTATAAAAAGGATCTAAATATAGATTTAATAGGAATGAATATACCTAATAAATTTGTTATAGGGTATGGGTTGGATTATAATGGTTTAGGAAGGAATTTTAAAGACTTATACCAATTAAAAGGAGAATAA
- a CDS encoding glycosyltransferase family 2 protein, translating into MKISLITATLGRVDEIKILLNSLKAQTYTNFEIIIIDQNEHLLVKNIVDKFETLHIKYIRSNIKGLSYNRNLGIKLSQGNIVAFPDDDCYYDKNVLMEVNNAFESNQNLKLCAFPVFDTINTDMCYLSKKGQAINRYELYKYCISINFFLKKNPNIYFDERLGVGTYFSSGEETDFLLSNLKKQDLGIFIKNSSIYHIYNKQTLSADRAYKYGLGFGALFKKEIYLRKNLSFIFIYWYYIVRSIIGILIIPSKSNIYFNTLKGRILGFLKFKI; encoded by the coding sequence ATGAAAATTTCTCTAATTACAGCTACATTAGGTAGAGTAGATGAAATTAAAATACTTTTAAATTCTCTTAAAGCTCAAACGTATACTAATTTCGAAATAATAATTATTGATCAAAATGAGCATTTATTAGTTAAAAATATTGTCGATAAATTTGAAACATTACATATTAAATACATAAGAAGTAACATTAAAGGTCTTTCATATAATCGTAATCTTGGTATAAAATTAAGTCAAGGAAATATAGTAGCTTTTCCGGATGATGATTGTTACTATGATAAAAACGTCTTAATGGAAGTTAATAATGCTTTTGAGTCTAATCAAAACTTAAAATTATGCGCATTTCCTGTTTTTGATACTATTAACACTGATATGTGTTATCTAAGTAAAAAAGGCCAAGCAATTAATAGATATGAACTATATAAATATTGTATTTCAATAAATTTTTTTCTAAAAAAAAATCCAAATATTTATTTTGATGAAAGATTAGGAGTAGGAACATATTTTTCTTCAGGTGAAGAAACTGATTTTTTGCTATCAAATTTAAAAAAACAAGATTTAGGAATATTTATTAAAAATTCGTCGATTTATCATATTTATAATAAACAAACATTATCAGCAGACAGAGCTTATAAATATGGTTTAGGATTTGGAGCTCTATTTAAAAAAGAAATTTATCTCAGAAAAAATTTATCATTTATCTTTATTTATTGGTATTATATAGTAAGATCAATAATAGGAATACTAATTATTCCTTCCAAATCTAATATATATTTCAATACTTTAAAAGGTCGAATATTAGGTTTTCTAAAATTTAAAATATGA
- a CDS encoding universal stress protein has protein sequence MKTMIVPVDFSATTKYILKEAVIYAKATGSKMCLLHVASLDLGFIIGDIGFQYLPELEEAGMKEETRQLVEYEKSIKEQGIEVEIVIKQGTPADIILKEAESRKANLIIMGSHGRGLLMEAILGSVSKNVINKSKVPILIVPPNQHQHHHEN, from the coding sequence ATGAAAACAATGATAGTCCCTGTAGATTTTTCAGCAACTACCAAATATATTTTGAAAGAAGCTGTGATCTATGCCAAAGCTACCGGAAGTAAAATGTGCCTTTTACATGTTGCCAGTTTAGATTTAGGTTTTATTATAGGGGATATCGGTTTTCAATATCTTCCGGAATTGGAGGAAGCAGGTATGAAGGAAGAAACCAGACAATTGGTAGAATATGAAAAATCAATAAAAGAACAAGGCATTGAAGTTGAAATTGTTATAAAACAAGGAACTCCTGCAGATATAATTTTGAAAGAAGCAGAATCCAGAAAAGCTAATCTCATCATTATGGGGTCTCATGGAAGAGGTTTACTTATGGAAGCAATCCTTGGCAGTGTTTCAAAAAACGTTATTAATAAATCTAAAGTACCCATTCTTATAGTTCCTCCCAATCAACATCAACATCATCATGAAAATTAA
- a CDS encoding glycosyltransferase family 2 protein: protein MNSLVSIIIPVYNVEEYLDECLNSAITQTYSNIEIIIVNDGSTDRSTDIIGKYKKKDNRIKVFSINNSGQGKARNIGINNSLGKYIYFLDSDDFIEKQTIEILLNSIQSNHICIFNAISFLHDSGKIVSQKYFNISNEAIKNNIQKGKQIEYLKDFISPCLKLYSKKFIQNNKIYFPEGIYGEDVEFWLRCIVSTNKINYVNYYGYHRRYRKNSTMTGGSIKNLKDRIDSIDGLLSIDSDSDQLKKFITHYLLDVWYQAYQKNNKNLVEYAINKFSENKIKKIFKKERILYKIRYYLFKKPMSSNYLISVYLDKFLVKLIKYTNL from the coding sequence ATGAATTCACTAGTATCAATAATTATTCCTGTTTATAATGTAGAAGAGTATTTGGATGAATGTTTAAATTCAGCAATTACACAAACGTATTCTAACATTGAAATAATAATTGTTAATGATGGATCAACTGATCGTAGTACAGATATTATAGGCAAATATAAAAAGAAAGATAATAGGATAAAAGTTTTTTCTATTAATAATAGTGGGCAAGGTAAAGCAAGAAATATTGGTATCAATAATTCTTTAGGGAAATATATTTATTTTTTAGATTCAGACGACTTTATTGAGAAGCAAACAATAGAAATTTTACTAAATTCTATTCAATCAAATCATATTTGTATTTTTAATGCTATTTCATTTCTTCATGATTCCGGGAAAATTGTTTCTCAAAAATATTTTAACATTAGTAATGAGGCGATAAAAAACAATATTCAAAAAGGAAAGCAAATTGAATATTTAAAAGATTTTATTTCTCCGTGTTTAAAATTATATTCTAAAAAATTTATTCAAAACAATAAAATTTATTTTCCTGAAGGGATTTATGGAGAGGACGTTGAATTCTGGTTAAGGTGCATTGTATCTACTAACAAAATAAATTATGTAAACTACTATGGATATCACAGAAGATATAGAAAGAATTCAACTATGACCGGAGGTAGTATAAAAAATTTAAAAGATAGAATAGATTCTATTGATGGCTTATTAAGTATCGATTCGGATTCAGATCAACTTAAAAAATTTATCACACATTATCTTTTGGATGTTTGGTACCAAGCATATCAGAAAAATAATAAAAATTTAGTGGAATATGCAATAAATAAATTTTCAGAAAATAAAATAAAAAAAATATTTAAAAAGGAAAGAATTTTATATAAAATAAGATATTATTTATTTAAAAAACCTATGAGTAGTAATTATTTAATAAGTGTTTATTTAGATAAATTTTTAGTTAAATTAATAAAATATACTAATCTATAG
- the rseP gene encoding RIP metalloprotease RseP, whose product MHIFIQIAQLLLCLSILVVFHEAGHFLAAKYFKTKVEKFYLFFDPWFSLFKKKIGDTEYGIGWLPLGGYVKIAGMIDESMDTEQMKSPPQPWEFRSKPSWQRLIIMLAGIFVNILLAIIIYAGILMTTGEQTINTDQLKDGYAFSDVGKKLGFKDGDIILEVDNKEIPTFNYLPVSLLFGDHVTVKRDGKIIKFNLLPEEKRDVLKQEGRGFISPRIIADVDSILPNSLASKYLKKGDVITSFNKQPIKYIDEFRLELSKHKNDSVTLGIYRNGQNINEKLFVPDSAILGFVPSASNLKNATAYKKYNFMDAFKRAPVLSWEMLLVQIKQFKLIINPKTEAYKQVSGPLRLYKAFSPEWDWGQFWSFTAMFSIWLAFLNLLPIPGLDGGHALFTIAEMITGRKLSDKTMEKVQMVGIFILLGLMILVFGNDIWNIIQSIINK is encoded by the coding sequence ATGCATATATTTATCCAAATTGCCCAGTTATTATTATGTTTATCTATTTTAGTTGTCTTTCATGAAGCAGGACACTTTTTAGCGGCGAAATATTTTAAGACAAAGGTTGAAAAATTTTATTTATTCTTTGATCCATGGTTTTCTTTATTCAAAAAGAAAATAGGTGATACTGAATATGGTATTGGTTGGTTGCCGTTAGGGGGATATGTTAAAATAGCAGGCATGATTGATGAAAGCATGGATACTGAGCAAATGAAAAGTCCACCTCAGCCTTGGGAATTTCGTTCTAAACCGTCTTGGCAACGTTTAATTATTATGCTTGCCGGAATTTTTGTGAATATCCTATTGGCTATCATTATATATGCCGGAATTTTAATGACTACCGGTGAACAAACTATTAATACGGATCAATTAAAAGACGGATATGCATTTTCTGATGTAGGAAAAAAATTGGGATTTAAAGATGGTGATATTATATTAGAAGTTGATAATAAAGAGATTCCAACTTTTAATTATTTACCTGTTTCTCTTTTATTCGGTGATCATGTAACGGTTAAGCGCGATGGAAAAATTATTAAATTTAACCTTCTCCCTGAAGAAAAAAGGGATGTTTTAAAACAGGAAGGCAGAGGCTTTATTTCTCCGAGAATAATTGCCGATGTTGATTCGATTTTACCTAATTCACTTGCTTCAAAATATCTTAAAAAAGGAGATGTTATAACTAGTTTCAACAAGCAACCTATTAAGTATATTGATGAATTTAGATTAGAACTTTCTAAACATAAAAATGACAGTGTAACTTTAGGGATATATCGAAACGGACAAAATATAAATGAAAAACTTTTTGTTCCAGATAGCGCCATTTTAGGTTTTGTTCCTAGTGCTTCGAATTTAAAAAATGCAACTGCATATAAAAAATATAATTTTATGGATGCCTTTAAAAGGGCGCCGGTATTGTCTTGGGAAATGTTATTGGTTCAAATAAAACAATTTAAACTTATTATTAATCCAAAAACAGAAGCTTATAAACAAGTAAGCGGTCCTTTACGATTATATAAAGCATTTTCACCTGAATGGGATTGGGGACAATTTTGGAGTTTTACCGCTATGTTTTCTATATGGCTTGCGTTTTTAAATCTATTACCGATTCCAGGTTTAGACGGAGGTCATGCTTTATTTACCATTGCTGAAATGATTACCGGTCGTAAATTAAGTGATAAGACAATGGAAAAGGTCCAAATGGTGGGTATATTTATCCTTCTTGGATTAATGATTTTGGTATTTGGAAATGATATATGGAATATTATACAAAGTATTATAAACAAATAA
- a CDS encoding glycosyltransferase — translation MNKALIHDWYCTIGGGEIVVKALNEIWSDFDLFSLIDTFDETKRKEILNGKKVTTSFIQKLPTAKRNHRKFLQFYPKAIEQLDVSKYDLIISSSSSSAKGVLTSSNQLHICYCHSPARYAWDLYHQYLFESGLTHGLKGLYAKYVLHEFRIWDVISSNRVDHFIANSNYIAKRIKKIYNRDSVVIYPPIDTDYFSYYDKKEDFYLAASRMVPYKKMDLIVETFNNMPNKKLVVIGDGPDYKKIKKLAKSNIELKGFVSNEKLRFYLQRAKGFVFAADEDFGMLPVEAQSCGTPVIALARGGTLETVIPRVTGIFFKNHSVENLKSAIEEFSEIEFNYKIIRDHALNFSKEKFKNKIKSFVLEKYKEFQNTKLSEY, via the coding sequence ATGAACAAAGCATTGATCCACGATTGGTATTGTACTATAGGTGGAGGCGAAATAGTAGTAAAAGCTCTCAATGAAATATGGAGCGATTTTGATCTTTTTTCTTTAATAGATACTTTTGATGAAACTAAAAGAAAAGAAATATTAAATGGCAAAAAGGTTACCACCAGTTTTATACAGAAATTACCCACAGCCAAAAGAAATCATAGAAAATTCTTGCAATTTTATCCTAAAGCCATTGAGCAGCTTGATGTAAGTAAATATGATTTGATTATTAGTTCTTCTTCTTCGTCAGCAAAAGGTGTGCTTACTTCCAGTAACCAATTGCATATATGTTATTGCCATTCGCCGGCAAGATATGCTTGGGATTTATATCACCAATATTTATTTGAATCAGGACTTACTCATGGTTTGAAAGGATTATATGCAAAATATGTACTTCATGAATTCAGAATATGGGATGTAATTTCATCCAATAGAGTAGATCATTTTATAGCCAATTCAAATTATATAGCGAAAAGAATTAAAAAAATCTATAACAGAGATTCTGTAGTTATCTATCCCCCGATTGATACGGATTACTTTAGCTATTACGATAAAAAAGAAGATTTTTATTTAGCTGCTTCAAGAATGGTTCCTTACAAAAAGATGGATTTAATAGTGGAAACATTCAATAACATGCCGAATAAAAAATTAGTTGTTATAGGAGACGGACCGGATTATAAGAAAATAAAAAAACTCGCTAAATCTAATATTGAACTAAAAGGATTTGTTTCGAACGAAAAATTAAGATTTTATCTACAAAGAGCTAAAGGGTTTGTGTTTGCAGCCGATGAGGACTTTGGCATGCTGCCTGTTGAAGCTCAATCATGTGGAACTCCTGTCATAGCATTGGCAAGAGGAGGAACTCTTGAAACAGTCATACCCCGAGTAACTGGAATATTTTTTAAAAATCATAGTGTTGAAAATTTAAAATCTGCTATAGAAGAATTTTCTGAAATTGAATTTAACTATAAAATAATAAGAGATCATGCATTAAATTTTTCTAAAGAAAAATTTAAAAATAAAATTAAAAGTTTTGTACTTGAAAAATATAAAGAATTTCAAAATACAAAACTATCTGAATATTAA
- a CDS encoding beta-1,6-N-acetylglucosaminyltransferase, whose translation MKQAILIIGYKSIDNIIRIINYFDDNFQFYIHIDKKSKADLTALYAIKNKNVNIYKEYKVYWGGVSIVKVTLQLVKKALENKDNTYFHLISEQDFPIKPVQYFYKLAEENKNYLDYKELPIKVWDGNGGFDRIYYYNFYDKVNARNFGIGRLLRNIVYIQKAMGIKRKYSPLLPKLFGGSNWWSLTREVLQYVIKASENNSLLDRMKYTFASDEIYFQTVLINSPYFKDIINQNLRYIDWEFRDGNSPAFLDISDFDKLILSDNIFARKFNENSNELITKLLKINKCDISIIENK comes from the coding sequence ATGAAACAAGCTATATTAATTATTGGATATAAATCTATTGATAATATAATTAGAATTATAAATTATTTTGATGATAATTTTCAGTTTTATATTCACATAGATAAAAAAAGTAAGGCCGACTTAACAGCTCTTTATGCCATTAAGAATAAAAATGTTAATATTTATAAAGAATATAAAGTTTATTGGGGTGGAGTATCTATAGTTAAGGTTACATTACAATTGGTCAAAAAAGCTTTAGAGAATAAGGATAATACATATTTCCATTTAATTAGTGAGCAAGATTTTCCAATAAAACCCGTACAATATTTTTATAAATTAGCTGAAGAGAATAAGAATTATTTAGATTATAAAGAATTACCTATTAAAGTATGGGATGGAAATGGGGGATTTGATCGTATTTATTACTACAATTTTTATGATAAAGTAAATGCTAGAAATTTTGGTATTGGTAGATTGCTTAGAAACATTGTCTACATTCAAAAAGCTATGGGAATAAAAAGAAAATATTCTCCACTTTTGCCTAAATTATTTGGAGGAAGCAATTGGTGGAGTCTTACAAGGGAAGTTTTGCAATATGTTATAAAAGCAAGTGAAAACAATTCTTTGTTAGATCGAATGAAGTATACGTTTGCATCCGATGAAATATATTTTCAAACCGTATTAATTAATTCCCCCTATTTTAAAGATATTATTAATCAAAATCTAAGATACATCGATTGGGAATTTAGGGATGGAAATTCACCAGCATTTTTGGATATAAGTGATTTCGATAAACTGATTTTATCGGATAATATTTTTGCCAGGAAATTTAATGAAAATTCAAACGAATTAATAACTAAATTATTAAAAATAAATAAGTGCGATATTAGTATTATAGAAAATAAATAA
- a CDS encoding OmpA family protein, which yields MKKIFLILFLSLHSVYLLSQESLTNQKIVFNNFWDNWFLNFGGGTGVYFGGKQHKEANFIERLNWAATLNTGKWFSPIIGARLTFQGGKKHTFNVNGKPVFDINGEPIDLNTLDPSKIHHMSRGYYITVHADAMFNFSNLFYGYKNDRLYNLITYAGAGIGTDRNAIDNNSPVIVLGLLNTFRINEKLAISFDISGQVVQSKFNDAQYQRKWVKSYKKQDWDCIGSINVGLIIGLSRKQKFDKISCDTLIINKPENNIDEILLSKLSKQIDSLARENKNLIRELEIARNKKPDTIYSKEFIIKNNPYSIPFDINSSLIKPRQEAVIYDIADLLKKNKDLKVEIVGLADKNTGSPKFNEILSIKRAKAVENKLIKDYGISPNRIITFGKGDTVQPYPKNQWNRVVIITLVDSN from the coding sequence ATGAAAAAGATATTTTTAATTCTTTTTTTATCCCTACATTCAGTTTATTTATTATCTCAGGAATCTCTGACTAATCAAAAAATTGTTTTTAACAATTTTTGGGATAACTGGTTTTTAAATTTTGGTGGCGGAACCGGTGTATATTTTGGAGGTAAACAACATAAAGAAGCTAATTTTATTGAAAGACTTAACTGGGCAGCTACATTAAATACCGGAAAATGGTTTTCTCCCATTATAGGTGCAAGATTGACATTTCAGGGAGGAAAAAAACATACTTTTAATGTTAATGGTAAACCCGTGTTCGATATTAACGGTGAACCTATTGATCTAAATACTCTTGACCCAAGTAAAATACATCACATGTCACGCGGATACTATATCACAGTACATGCTGATGCTATGTTTAATTTTTCAAATTTATTTTACGGATATAAAAATGATAGATTATATAATTTAATTACGTATGCCGGAGCCGGTATTGGTACGGATAGAAATGCCATAGACAATAATTCACCGGTTATTGTTCTTGGTTTGCTTAATACTTTTAGGATTAATGAAAAATTAGCTATAAGCTTCGACATATCCGGTCAAGTGGTCCAATCCAAATTTAATGATGCTCAATATCAAAGAAAGTGGGTAAAATCATATAAAAAACAGGACTGGGATTGTATTGGTTCCATAAATGTCGGATTAATTATAGGTTTAAGTCGTAAACAAAAATTTGATAAAATAAGTTGCGACACACTAATTATCAATAAACCCGAAAACAACATTGATGAAATATTATTAAGCAAATTATCTAAACAAATAGATTCATTAGCTAGGGAGAATAAAAATTTAATTAGAGAATTAGAAATTGCCAGAAATAAGAAACCTGATACTATTTATTCTAAAGAATTTATAATTAAAAACAATCCTTATTCAATACCTTTCGATATTAATAGTAGTTTAATAAAACCTAGACAAGAAGCTGTTATATATGATATCGCTGATTTATTAAAAAAGAATAAAGACTTAAAAGTTGAAATTGTTGGATTAGCAGACAAAAACACCGGCTCACCTAAATTCAATGAAATTCTATCTATTAAGAGAGCAAAAGCGGTTGAAAATAAGCTAATTAAAGATTATGGTATATCACCTAATCGCATAATTACTTTTGGCAAAGGTGATACCGTTCAACCATATCCTAAAAATCAATGGAACCGTGTAGTTATAATAACGCTAGTTGATTCTAATTAG
- a CDS encoding glycosyltransferase family 4 protein: protein MRKLLCIDCRMISNSGIGRYISEILPYIIDKFKEEVVLLGKKEELQQYNTPILEFNAPIYSIQEQLKYSRIIPKSKLFWSPHFNIPLFPIHSEKRITTIHDAYHLAYYKNLSLFQKIYAKTVINAALKKSDKIITVSNFSKKELLQYTHSIYKDKIEVIYNGISDKKSDENNKNVSVIPYPYILYVGNIKPHKNLENALEAYALFLKKHSEITTKPLFKIVGKKDGFINGSQDRLKKILDNNPVLNEFVVFTGFVSDIELNKLYSEALAFIFPSKYEGFGLPLLEAMRANCPVLASNIPPIREICGDSVLYFDPESINDISEKISLIYFSKDLRKELINKGDRIYKKYLWEASAKKHLNIIMQLL from the coding sequence ATGAGAAAATTGTTATGTATAGACTGTAGAATGATTTCAAATTCAGGAATAGGTCGATATATTTCAGAAATATTACCTTATATTATTGATAAATTTAAGGAAGAGGTAGTATTATTAGGCAAAAAAGAAGAATTACAGCAATATAATACACCCATTTTAGAGTTTAATGCACCAATATATTCTATTCAAGAACAATTAAAATATAGTAGAATTATACCTAAATCTAAGTTATTTTGGTCCCCACATTTTAATATTCCTTTATTTCCTATACACTCAGAAAAAAGAATCACAACCATACATGATGCTTACCATTTAGCCTATTATAAAAATCTATCTCTATTTCAAAAGATATATGCAAAAACTGTTATCAACGCTGCTTTAAAAAAATCAGATAAAATTATCACAGTATCTAATTTTTCTAAGAAAGAGCTCTTACAGTATACTCATTCAATATATAAAGATAAAATTGAAGTAATATATAATGGTATCTCAGATAAGAAATCAGATGAAAATAATAAAAATGTGAGTGTAATTCCTTACCCTTATATTTTGTATGTAGGAAATATAAAACCTCATAAAAATTTGGAAAATGCTCTTGAGGCATATGCTCTTTTTTTAAAAAAACATTCCGAAATTACGACTAAGCCATTATTTAAAATTGTTGGGAAAAAAGACGGATTTATAAACGGAAGTCAAGATCGATTAAAAAAAATACTTGATAATAATCCCGTGTTAAATGAATTTGTTGTTTTTACAGGCTTTGTTTCGGACATAGAATTAAATAAATTATATTCAGAAGCTTTAGCTTTCATATTTCCGTCTAAGTATGAAGGATTTGGTTTACCCCTTTTGGAGGCTATGAGAGCAAATTGTCCTGTTCTAGCATCTAATATTCCACCTATTAGAGAAATTTGTGGAGATAGTGTACTATATTTTGATCCGGAATCAATTAACGATATTTCTGAAAAAATAAGTTTGATATATTTTTCAAAAGATCTACGAAAAGAACTTATTAATAAAGGAGATCGAATATATAAAAAGTATTTATGGGAAGCATCAGCTAAAAAACATTTAAATATTATTATGCAATTATTATAA